The Candidatus Pantoea floridensis genome includes a window with the following:
- the trbC gene encoding F-type conjugative transfer protein TrbC, with amino-acid sequence MSDNNSTLDNARVNRHVGRSWLTDMLSEGGSLFWAMPAAVVAGLIWPATLLLSLPVLLFWSMVVAPAGRWKMPMRMPTDMNRDDPSTERQVPARVLGFLPVASIRIHTGRAAGILYAGYLRGKDAGRELWLSMDDLTRHVLMFGTTGAGKTETLMGWVFNALCWGKGLIISDHKAQNDVALSVMSMARRFGREDDLRVMNFITGGTSRAQQLLDNAKGRPQTNTTSVFGLAQETYTVNLMDSMLPKTGSSGGEWQEKAKAMNQALIFALVYKCRREGTTLSQRTIQQHLPLRKIAGLYIQAVEEQWHEEIRHVLQNYLDTLSGFDIDKVATPSEWDPEANRQHGYLMQQFTRMLSLFSDTYGHVFARDAGDIDLRDVVHNDRILIVLVPALELSSSESSTLGRLYQSQLAMILSQDLGEKIEGRPQENMKVRRYRDRFPFLWIIDEVGAGYSEKLGELATQIRSLGYCLLLAGQEVQRLKTAAGDAVWTLIANMGTRITGSIRDPKDTLEILQLMAGTEYRAHMGSMVQQGGILGGWNDDTRLQVSEKKKVDVDEIKALQEGESITLFRGEVIRGSSLYIKDADKFSQDAVRINRFVEVSPPSEQQLLATMPFRERRSYVRADRVQHILRVLDAAPGPQDTRRLVMTDPALATVCEFDLECKYSWKRSPAAAVRAAVLWNMVLASLPAQGRGYKVRLREPRLMGVAREAIEKAEQNYVPLAHENVREFR; translated from the coding sequence ATGTCGGACAATAATTCCACGCTGGATAACGCGCGCGTTAACCGGCACGTCGGCCGCTCCTGGCTGACAGATATGCTCAGCGAGGGCGGCTCGCTGTTCTGGGCCATGCCGGCGGCGGTGGTCGCGGGGCTCATCTGGCCCGCCACGCTGCTGCTGAGCCTGCCGGTGCTGCTGTTCTGGTCGATGGTCGTGGCGCCGGCCGGCCGCTGGAAGATGCCGATGCGCATGCCAACAGACATGAACCGCGACGACCCCTCCACCGAACGGCAGGTGCCGGCCAGGGTGCTGGGCTTTCTGCCGGTGGCCAGCATCCGCATTCACACCGGCCGCGCTGCCGGTATCCTGTACGCCGGCTACCTGCGCGGCAAAGACGCGGGGCGGGAGCTGTGGCTGTCGATGGACGACCTCACCCGGCACGTGCTGATGTTCGGCACCACCGGCGCCGGTAAAACGGAGACGCTGATGGGCTGGGTGTTCAACGCGCTGTGCTGGGGTAAGGGGCTTATCATCTCTGACCACAAGGCGCAGAACGACGTAGCGCTATCCGTAATGTCCATGGCGCGCCGATTCGGCCGCGAAGACGACCTGCGCGTGATGAATTTCATCACCGGGGGCACCTCGCGGGCGCAGCAGCTGCTGGACAACGCCAAAGGCCGGCCGCAGACCAATACCACCTCCGTGTTCGGGCTGGCGCAGGAAACCTACACAGTTAACCTGATGGACTCCATGCTGCCCAAAACCGGCAGCAGCGGCGGTGAGTGGCAGGAAAAGGCCAAGGCCATGAACCAGGCGCTGATTTTTGCACTGGTCTACAAGTGCCGGCGCGAGGGCACGACGCTGTCCCAGCGGACCATTCAGCAGCACCTGCCGCTGCGCAAAATCGCCGGCCTGTACATCCAGGCGGTGGAGGAGCAGTGGCATGAGGAAATCCGCCACGTGCTGCAGAACTACCTCGATACGCTCTCCGGCTTCGACATCGACAAGGTGGCCACGCCGTCGGAGTGGGATCCGGAGGCGAACCGTCAGCACGGCTACCTGATGCAGCAGTTCACCCGCATGCTGAGCCTGTTCAGTGACACCTACGGTCACGTGTTTGCACGCGACGCCGGCGACATCGACCTGCGCGACGTGGTGCACAACGACCGCATCCTGATCGTGCTGGTGCCGGCGCTGGAGCTTTCCTCCAGCGAGAGCTCCACGCTCGGCCGGCTTTATCAGTCGCAGCTGGCCATGATTTTAAGCCAGGACCTCGGCGAGAAGATTGAAGGGCGCCCGCAGGAAAACATGAAGGTGCGCCGGTACAGGGACCGCTTCCCTTTCCTGTGGATCATTGACGAGGTCGGCGCCGGTTACAGCGAGAAGCTCGGCGAGCTGGCCACGCAGATCCGCTCGCTGGGCTACTGCCTGCTGCTGGCCGGCCAGGAGGTGCAGCGCCTGAAGACGGCGGCGGGCGACGCGGTGTGGACGCTGATTGCCAACATGGGCACGCGCATCACCGGCAGTATCCGCGACCCCAAAGACACGCTGGAAATCCTGCAGCTGATGGCGGGCACCGAGTACCGCGCGCACATGGGCAGCATGGTGCAGCAGGGCGGTATTCTCGGCGGCTGGAACGATGACACCCGGCTGCAGGTGAGTGAGAAGAAAAAGGTCGACGTCGATGAAATTAAGGCGCTGCAGGAGGGCGAGAGCATCACGCTGTTCCGGGGGGAGGTCATTCGCGGCAGCTCGCTTTACATAAAAGATGCCGACAAGTTTTCGCAGGACGCGGTGCGGATAAACCGCTTTGTTGAGGTGAGCCCGCCATCCGAGCAGCAGCTGCTGGCTACCATGCCGTTTCGCGAGCGTCGCAGCTATGTGCGCGCTGATCGCGTGCAGCACATCTTACGCGTGCTCGATGCGGCACCGGGTCCGCAGGATACCCGCCGCTTGGTGATGACCGACCCGGCGCTGGCCACCGTCTGTGAGTTTGACCTTGAGTGTAAGTATAGCTGGAAGCGATCGCCGGCGGCCGCGGTTCGGGCGGCGGTTCTCTGGAACATGGTGCTGGCCAGCCTGCCGGCGCAGGGGCGGGGGTATAAGGTCCGGCTTCGTGAACCGCGACTGATGGGGGTGGCGCGCGAGGCGATTGAAAAAGCCGAGCAGAACTACGTGCCTCTGGCGCATGAAAATGTAAGGGAGTTTAGATAA
- a CDS encoding thioredoxin fold domain-containing protein has translation MAKINGNLLSVHRCQTEEKWGAESGTLTGNGISTLFFCSLRQMPWFVVHSDGLYAQNAHDALTPLYRGEDAAQLLSCITGLVTTAAGKRRIWHAFGGCSLAVALGLLTWFAHVPQPARMAEGADLLSTVGVSPVSNAPAMTSSFKNGGRTDTPVLPQQLQQRPAPPAPPADGWDMPQSVRAELPGNLRKAAARGLFTVALSSGHARTIYVFADPACPNCQRMERHFETAAGVVNVVVFPVTIEGREASLKTLTPVMALPKADRPAAWKQLFAADAGIGVPGATQAAPVVTDEKKAETARAAIGVNEVAFRAYRLPGTPWTISDDGRYVPQSVLSSPAALIAFLNGGEHVGQ, from the coding sequence GTGGCCAAAATTAACGGCAACCTGCTGAGTGTCCATCGCTGTCAGACTGAAGAAAAATGGGGTGCGGAGTCAGGAACGCTGACAGGGAATGGTATCAGTACGTTGTTCTTTTGTTCTCTCCGTCAGATGCCGTGGTTTGTGGTGCATAGTGACGGGCTCTACGCTCAGAACGCACATGACGCGCTGACACCTCTTTACAGGGGGGAGGACGCAGCGCAGCTGCTTAGCTGCATTACTGGCCTAGTGACCACTGCAGCAGGAAAACGCCGTATCTGGCATGCGTTCGGTGGATGCTCTCTGGCAGTCGCGCTGGGGCTGCTGACGTGGTTTGCGCATGTGCCGCAGCCGGCCAGGATGGCGGAAGGGGCAGATTTACTCTCTACAGTGGGCGTTTCACCAGTATCCAATGCCCCGGCCATGACCTCATCATTTAAAAATGGCGGGCGCACTGACACTCCGGTACTGCCACAGCAACTGCAGCAGCGGCCTGCACCCCCAGCCCCTCCTGCCGACGGGTGGGACATGCCGCAGAGCGTGCGCGCAGAGCTGCCGGGCAATCTCAGAAAAGCGGCGGCCCGTGGACTGTTCACCGTGGCGCTTTCAAGTGGCCACGCGCGCACGATTTACGTATTCGCCGATCCGGCGTGCCCGAACTGCCAGCGCATGGAGCGACATTTTGAAACCGCAGCGGGCGTCGTCAACGTGGTGGTTTTCCCGGTCACCATTGAGGGCCGCGAGGCGTCGCTTAAAACGCTGACGCCAGTGATGGCGCTACCGAAGGCTGATCGTCCTGCGGCCTGGAAGCAGCTTTTCGCTGCCGATGCCGGCATCGGTGTGCCGGGCGCAACGCAGGCCGCGCCGGTGGTGACGGATGAGAAGAAGGCTGAAACGGCGCGCGCGGCGATTGGCGTCAACGAGGTTGCCTTCCGGGCCTACCGCCTGCCGGGCACGCCGTGGACGATTTCTGATGACGGGCGCTATGTACCGCAGAGCGTGCTGAGCTCGCCGGCGGCGCTGATAGCGTTTCTGAACGGAGGGGAGCATGTCGGACAATAA
- a CDS encoding secretion/conjugation apparatus DotM-related subunit: MYSQHPNAAGSNEPAMVLITLCLTALLCWLYFADFVRWSCWLLYWLWRMADFPHIHRYAAERINLLAATGNGAEAVSLSEWQSVLNATAGILFVPMVPLIAVTGWALARHPALGFRSRRAIDIHSLPRVMATFAPSVIPVLAGHRGDGLMNDTTAENAWALKPEEFAEQHGLIKRRMLDRDAARAVFDAQTGPVMTSPDQWQLHERALLAVFGLQVFADDRTAATTLLDDLNRSCMTRRLFRAPEFRSVPNWKVSEAQVGRVLACPGVSEWLKGHGTVRSALAGLYGRDLRLPPARFRWLKGCDRTLWYGLHSADTAKVFVEGAGIVAQARAEQMARKLSLPRPPLMTDEAITGLQYELESLGLVYPRDARTRRAKPQREVPFPDALYLPDTGETEFTDGAGVR, from the coding sequence ATGTACTCCCAACATCCGAACGCCGCCGGCAGTAACGAGCCGGCCATGGTGCTGATTACCCTTTGCCTCACGGCACTGCTGTGCTGGCTCTATTTTGCCGACTTCGTGCGCTGGAGCTGCTGGCTACTTTACTGGCTGTGGCGTATGGCGGACTTTCCGCACATCCATCGCTACGCCGCCGAACGCATCAACCTGCTGGCTGCCACCGGCAACGGCGCCGAGGCGGTCAGCCTCAGCGAATGGCAGAGCGTGCTCAACGCCACGGCCGGCATCCTGTTCGTGCCGATGGTGCCGCTGATAGCCGTGACCGGCTGGGCGCTGGCGCGTCACCCCGCGCTGGGCTTTCGCAGCCGTCGCGCGATCGACATCCACTCACTGCCCCGCGTAATGGCCACCTTTGCGCCTTCCGTTATTCCCGTGCTGGCCGGGCATCGCGGCGACGGGCTGATGAACGACACCACCGCAGAAAATGCCTGGGCGCTCAAGCCGGAGGAGTTTGCGGAGCAGCACGGCCTGATTAAGCGCCGGATGCTTGACCGCGACGCCGCACGCGCTGTTTTTGACGCTCAGACTGGTCCGGTCATGACGTCACCGGACCAGTGGCAACTGCATGAGCGCGCGCTGCTGGCCGTGTTCGGGCTGCAGGTGTTTGCGGATGACCGGACGGCGGCAACCACCCTGCTGGACGACCTGAACCGGTCCTGCATGACCCGCCGGCTATTCCGGGCGCCGGAGTTCCGCAGCGTCCCTAACTGGAAGGTCTCCGAGGCGCAGGTCGGCAGGGTGCTCGCCTGCCCGGGCGTGAGCGAGTGGCTGAAGGGGCACGGCACGGTGCGCTCCGCGCTGGCGGGACTCTATGGTCGCGACCTCAGGCTGCCGCCGGCGCGCTTTCGCTGGCTGAAGGGCTGTGACCGCACGCTGTGGTACGGCCTGCACAGCGCCGATACCGCCAAGGTGTTTGTCGAGGGCGCGGGCATCGTGGCGCAGGCTCGCGCGGAGCAGATGGCCAGAAAGTTAAGCCTGCCCCGTCCGCCGCTGATGACGGATGAGGCGATTACGGGGCTCCAGTACGAGCTTGAATCGCTCGGCCTCGTGTATCCGCGCGATGCCCGGACCAGGCGTGCAAAACCTCAGCGCGAGGTGCCATTCCCGGACGCTCTGTATCTGCCCGACACGGGCGAAACCGAATTTACCGATGGCGCCGGTGTGCGCTGA
- the excA gene encoding plasmid IncI1-type surface exclusion protein ExcA: MKTVQRHDNWLDYIWALTRTLYYFLVLPSLGFIALASIIIYSSKGPTEPGAGMGFFFTLVWCGILLPLGYRRFSITRRRRQLKKMVALLTSDERFSPQKQHQVLDVGRGKYLGIDTKHGTILYIHMVKKGIVDVMGLTMDDWTDSELEGGTLRVKTKSPDLPELSINVHPIAGRELLNTLGAMSHNSYSEPYPKEPWPLHVGIQSRFVEYEHNVVVPQAANLA, encoded by the coding sequence ATGAAAACCGTACAACGTCATGATAACTGGCTGGATTATATTTGGGCTTTAACTCGTACCCTCTATTATTTTTTGGTACTTCCCAGCCTCGGATTCATTGCCCTTGCGAGTATTATTATTTATTCAAGTAAAGGTCCCACCGAGCCAGGTGCAGGCATGGGCTTTTTCTTTACGTTAGTTTGGTGTGGGATCTTACTTCCTTTAGGCTACCGTCGTTTCAGTATTACGCGTCGTCGTCGCCAGCTCAAAAAGATGGTCGCTTTGCTGACCAGCGATGAACGCTTCAGCCCGCAGAAGCAGCATCAGGTGCTTGATGTGGGGCGCGGCAAGTATCTGGGTATCGATACAAAACACGGCACCATCCTTTATATTCATATGGTCAAAAAGGGCATCGTGGACGTGATGGGGCTCACCATGGATGACTGGACGGACAGCGAACTGGAAGGCGGCACGCTGCGCGTGAAGACGAAGAGTCCTGACCTGCCAGAGTTGAGCATTAATGTACATCCGATTGCTGGCAGGGAATTGCTGAATACGCTGGGTGCGATGAGCCATAACAGTTATTCAGAGCCGTACCCGAAGGAGCCATGGCCGTTACACGTTGGTATCCAGAGCCGCTTTGTGGAATATGAGCACAACGTGGTGGTACCGCAGGCCGCCAACTTAGCCTGA